DNA from Demetria terragena DSM 11295:
CTGGCGAGGTCACCGTCACGGGTTGGCTCCAACCAGTTGAAAACGACCTCGGCAGAACCGCAGTCAACGGGCAGGTGTCGTCGATTAGGCCGAATCTCGTGGAAGCACAGGGCGGCCCAAAGATGTTGCCGTCGGCGTACGTACGGATGGCGTCCGAAACTCCGGCACCGCAGACCCGTCCAGAACCTCTCGGCAAGCCAGACCTCGGCGGCGCCGCCGGAATCAACCTGTCGTATGCGGTCCAGTGGTGGCTGGCGATGGTGGCCTTCCCGCTCCTGGTCATTTTCGCCGCTCGCCGCGAGCTACCCGGGCGCAAGCCGTCAACGCCCCGGCCGAAAAAAGTACGTATCTGGGATGAGGAAGACGCCTAACGCCAGCGGCGCGTGCGGCGCAACGTCTCAGCCTGCCGCCTGGTCAACACCAGGCGTCGCATCGCGGAACTGAGTCCGATACAAGTCGCTGTAGAGACCGCCGCGCGCCAGCAGACTGCGGTGGTCGCCGCGTTCCACGACTCGCCCTTGATCCATCACCAAAATCTGATCGGCGTCCCGAACCGTCGAGAGTCGGTGCGCAATGACCACGGAGGTCCGGTCTCTCAGGGCAGAGTCGAGCGCTCGCTGGACCGCCGCCTCCGACTCGCTGTCCAGATGTGCGGTGGCCTCATCGAGGATGACCACCGAAGGCGCCTTGAGCAACAGCCGGGCAATAGCCAGCCGCTGCTTCTCCCCTCCGGAAAGCCGGTGGCCGCGGTCGCCGACCACCGTGTCGAGGCCTTCCGGGAGTCTCTCGATGAGGTCCCAGACCTGCGCTGACCGAAGCGCCTTCTCCACGTCGCGGTCGTCGGCATCGGGCGCGGCGTACAGCAAGTTGGCGCGGATGGTGTCGTGGAACAGGTGGGCATCCTGGGACACGACACCCAGCCGATCCCGCAGATCGTCACTGGACACATCGCGCACGTCCACACCGCCCAGGCTGACTGAGCCCTCCGTCGGGTCGTAGAGCCGTGCCATGAGTCCGGTCAACGTCGTCTTGCCGGCGCCACTTGGTCCCACCAGGGCGACCAACTGACCCGGTTTGATCTCCACATCGATGTCCTGCAGTACGGTCTCGCTCGCCCCACGGTCGCCGGTGACATCACCTTCGAGCGACTGCAGCGAAACCGCATCTGCCGCCGGATAGTTGAACTCAACGCCCTTCAGACGCAGCCCGAGGGCGCCGTCCGGGAGGTCCTTCGCAGCGGCCGGCTCCGGGACGCTGGGCTTGAGGTCGAGAACCTCGAAAACGCGCTCAAAGGACACGAAGGCGGTCATCACATCGACCCGAGCGTTGGACAGGGTGGTGAGCGGGCCATACAGCCGAGCGACGAGCAAAGCCATCGCGACCAGGGTTCCCAGCGTGAGAGTCCCTTGCACGACCAGAACGCCGCCTGCGCCGTAGAGCACCGCGGTCGCAAGCGATGCCATCAGCGTCAACCCTGCCATGAAAATTCCGCGGTTGAGCGCGATAGAGATCCCGGCGTCCCGCACCCGAGCCGCGCGCTCGGCGTACTCCACATCCTCTTGACGGGGGCGACCGTACAACTTGACCAGGAGCGCACCCGACACGTTGAAGCGCTCGGACATCCGGGAGCCAAGGTCAGCGTTCTGCTCCATCTGAAGCCGGCTCAGTGCTGCCAGTCG
Protein-coding regions in this window:
- a CDS encoding ABC transporter ATP-binding protein; protein product: MAMNSISQADKVKGARLRPGTARRVMGYARTARLRIVVFLAVTLVDSVLLLATPLLLKRILDDGVAKEDTGLIVRLALVVALVAIVNACLAVLLRWMSSRVGEGLIFELRREVFGHVLRQPIAFFTRTQTGSLVTRLNSDVVGAQQAFTSVLANVVSNVLSLAIVVGMMLALSWQLTLLALMIVPIVLLPTRRMGRRLAALSRLQMEQNADLGSRMSERFNVSGALLVKLYGRPRQEDVEYAERAARVRDAGISIALNRGIFMAGLTLMASLATAVLYGAGGVLVVQGTLTLGTLVAMALLVARLYGPLTTLSNARVDVMTAFVSFERVFEVLDLKPSVPEPAAAKDLPDGALGLRLKGVEFNYPAADAVSLQSLEGDVTGDRGASETVLQDIDVEIKPGQLVALVGPSGAGKTTLTGLMARLYDPTEGSVSLGGVDVRDVSSDDLRDRLGVVSQDAHLFHDTIRANLLYAAPDADDRDVEKALRSAQVWDLIERLPEGLDTVVGDRGHRLSGGEKQRLAIARLLLKAPSVVILDEATAHLDSESEAAVQRALDSALRDRTSVVIAHRLSTVRDADQILVMDQGRVVERGDHRSLLARGGLYSDLYRTQFRDATPGVDQAAG